DNA from Prevotella melaninogenica:
GAATATATCCTCGACTCTTTTGATTGGTTAGGTATTAAGTTTGATGAGGGTGTTAGCTTTGGTGGCGAACATGGTCCTTATCGTCAGAGTGAACGTCGTGATATTTATAAAAAGTACGTCAATCAGCTTTTAGAAGCTGGTAAGGCATACATTGCTTTCGATACGCCAGAGGAGTTGGATGCGAAGCGTAAGGAAATTGAAAACTTCCAGTACGACGCGCATACTCGTCTACAGATGCGTAACTCTTTGACAATGTCAAAGGAGGAAGTTGAAAGTCTGATAGAAGATGGCCAACAATATGTTGTCCGTTTCAAGATAGAACCAGGTGAAGAGATTCATATCAAAGATATGATTCGTGGTGATGTATGCATCAAGAGCGACATCCTCGATGATAAGGTATTGTTTAAGAGTGCTGACGAATTACCAACTTATCACCTTGCAAATATTGTTGATGATCACTTGATGGAAATCTCTCACGTTATTCGTGGTGAGGAATGGTTGCCAAGTGCACCGCTGCACGTATTACTTTATCGTGCTTTTGGTTGGGAAGAAAGTATGCCCCGCTTTGCTCATTTGCCGTTGTTACTGAAGCCAGAGGGTAAGGGTAAGCTCAGTAAGCGTGATGGTGATCGTCTCGGTTTCCCAGTTTTCCCATTGGAGTGGCACGACCCAAAGACAGGTGAGGTAAGCTCTGGTTATCGTGAGAGTGGCTATTTCCCAGAGGCTGTAGTCAACTTCTTGGCACTTTTGGGTTGGAATCCAGGTACAGAGCAAGAGCTATTTTCTCTTGAAGAACTTGTGGAAGCGTTCGACATCACTAAATGTTCAAAGAGTGGAGCTAAGTTTGATTATAAGAAGGGTATTTGGTTCAACCACGAATACATCCTTCGCAAGTCAGATGATGAGATAGCACAACTCTTTGCACCGATTGTTGCTAACAATGGTGTTGAGGCTACTATGGAGCAGGTGACACAAGTTGTACACATGATGAAAGACCGTGTGGACTTTGTAAAGGAACTTTGGGATTTGTGCTCTTTCTTCTTCATTGCACCTACAAGTTACGACGAAAAGACTGTTAAGAAGCGTTGGAAAGACTACTCTGCACAGCAGATGAGCGAGCTTGCCGATGTCTTGGAAGGAATTGACGATTTCAGTATTGAAGGTCAGGAACCTGTTGTCATGAAGTGGGTAGAGGATAAAGGCTATAAACTTGGTGATATCATGAATGCATTCCGACTCTCCCTCGTTGGTATTGGTAAAGGTCCTGGAATGTTCGATATATCTGCCTTCCTTGGCAAGGAGGAAACTTTGAAGCGTATGCGCAAGGCTATTGAGGTGTTAGGATAAGCATCTTGAAAGGCTAATTTAACTGAGCCGAATATGTATAATGTAATAATGTATGCCATCCAGGTTGGCATCTCTTTGGGCGGCCTTTTCAATGAGAAGCTGCGTAAGATGTGGAGAGGCGAGCAGGAGGCTGTGAGAATCTTGCGTGAAAAGGTGGAGCCAGACGCTAAATACGTTTGGTTTCATGCGGCTTCATTGGGCGAATTTGAACAAGGTCGTCCTTTGATAGAGCAGGTACGAAAAGACTATCCGCAATACAAGATTCTGCTTACTTTCTTTTCTCCTTCTGGTTATGAGGTGAGAAAGAATTATGAGGGTGCAGACATCATCACCTATCTTCCAATTGACACGGTAGGTAATGCACGTAGATTTCTACGTGCTGTTCGTCCTGTTATGGCGTTCTTCATCAAGTATGAGTTTTGGTATAATTACCTGCATATCCTACAGCATCGTGGTGTACCTGTTTATAGTGTGTCAAGCATTTTTCGTCCTGATCAAATCTTCTTTAAGTGGTATGGTCGTGGCTACGGACGTGTCTTGAAATGCTTTAGCCGTTTCTTTGTACAGAACGAAGAGAGCAAGAGCCTTTTAAGTAAGATAGGTATCACAGACGCAATGGTTGTGGGCGATACTCGTTTTGATCGTGTGTTACAAATCAAGGAAGCAAGTAAACGACTTCCGTTGGTTGAGAAATTCGTCAATATAGATGCGTCTGATAGAAAGAAAGTCTTTGTAGCAGGCTCTTCATGGCAGCCTGATGAGGAAATCTTCATTAAGTACTTTAATGAACATAAGGACTGGAAACTCATCATTGCACCGCACGTTATAGGGGAAGAGCATCTAAAAACAATTCTCTCGTTGATTAAGGATAAGAAGGTGGTACGCTACACGCAGGCAAATGAAGAGAATGTTGCTGATGCAGATGTCCTCATTATTGATTGCTTTGGTTTGCTGTCATCTATCTATCATTATGGTGATGTAGCCTATGTAGGAGGTGGCTTCGGAGTTGGTATTCACAATGTTCTCGAAGCAGCAGTATGGGATATGCCAGTACTTTTTGGTCCAAACAATAAGCATTTCGCAGAGGCACAAGGACTCTTGCGTGAAGGTGGAGGTTATGAAGTCTTCGACCTGGAGAGTTTCAGTTTATTGATGAATCACTTTGCTGAAGACGAAGAGTTCCGTGCGACATGTGGTAGTATGGCAGGTGCCTATGTTGCAAGTTTGGCAGGTGCGACAAATAAAGTTCTAAGCAACGTAAAGTTATGAAATATCAGATAACATGTGATAACTGTGGTACTCAGTTTATCGTTGAGGCAGAAGAAGGACAGACAATCGAGTGTAATTGCCCTCATTGCCATGGATTAATGGAGATAACATTACCTTTGGTAAGTGCTGGTCAGCAGTATGAACAACCTACAGGCTTTACCCCACAGACACAGCAGGTACAAGGAGAAACGCACAAGAAAGGCAGCAATGCAATCCTTTGGGGCGTTGTTATTGGTCTACTTCTATTGACTGGTGGTGTAGGTGCTTATTTCACTTTCGGCTCTTCTTCGCCAGAAACACCTGTGACTGATAGCATCCCTAACGATACGATTCCATATGAATCTCCTATTGAAGTAGAGCAGACTCCATCTGTTGACACTGTGGCAACAGCCCCAGCAGCGCCTGAACAGAAGGAAGAAGAGCAAGTTGAAGAACAGCCAGAAGAAGGCACAGATACCATTGCTGTGCCAGGACACGATGAGTAACTTCAACGATATACATAACGAATAAAACAGAAATATATACATGGGAAAGATTATTTTAACAGGTGACCGCCCTACAGGTAAACTTCACTTGGGTCACTACGTGGGTTCTCTCCGCCGTCGTGTGGAACTTCAGAACCTCGGAGACTACGATAAGATGTTTGTCTTTATGGCAGACGTACAGGCGTTGACAGATAATGCTGACAATCCAGAGAAGATTCGACAGAATATTATTGAGGTAGCTTTAGATTATCTCTCTGCTGGCTTGAGCCCAGAGAAATGTACACTCTATATACAGAGTCAGATTCCTGAAATAGCCGAACTGACCACTTTCTTGATGAATCTTGTCAGCGTAAGCCGTGTTCAGCGTAACCCAACGGTGAAGACTGAGATTAAGATGCGCAACTTTGAAGCTAATATCCCAATGGGCTTCTTTGCTTATCCTGTTTCTCAGGCTGCTGATATTGCAGCTTTTAAGGCCACTACTGTTCCTGCAGGTGAGGATCAAGAGCCTATGTTGGAGTTGACACGTGAACTCGTACGTCGCTTCAATCAGATTTATGCACCAGTACTCGTTGAGCCTGCTATTATGTTGCCAGAGAATGCAACGGCACGTCGTCTGCCTGGTACAGATGGTAAGGAGAAGATGAGTAAGAGTCTTGGTAACTGTATCTATCTCTCTGACGACGCTGATACCGTATGGAAGAAGGTGAAGACAATGTACACTGACCCAACTCACCTGAATGTGTCTGACCCAGGTCATGTTGAGGGTAATGCTGTGTTTACTTACCTTGATGCTTTCTCAACAAATGAGGACTTCGCTGAGTTCTGGCCAGAGTTCCAGAACCTTGATGAGCTGAAAGCGGCTTATACAGCTGGTGGTATCGGTGATATGAAGTGTAAGAAGTTGCTCAATAGTGTCTTGAACAAGATGTTGGATCCAATCCGTGCGCGCCGTCATGAGTACGAACAGGATATTCCAGAGATTTATAATATCCTCAAGAAGGGTTCATTGGAAGCACGCGAGACCGCTGCCCAGACTATGGATGAGGTACGTGCAGCTATGCAGATTAACTATTTCGAGGATACCGATTTGATTCAGAGTCAGGCTGAGCGATTCAGACAGAAGTAAGTCTTTAGCTCTGCTTTAAAGTCATATAGCAGTCTTATTCCATCTTTCTATAGAAGGAATAAGACTGTTTTTTGTGTCTATTAGTCTTGCAGTTAGTACTTTTGATTAAGTTTTCTTTCCTGTTCTAACGTACGTGCGAACGCCCCGCACGTATGGTGCGGACGCTTAACACCATTGGTGCGGAGGCTTAGCACGCTATAATAAGTCCTAATTCTTCGAACGATTTATTGGTCCGAAAGAACCATATTACTAAAGGTTAATCATTTTCTTAAGTCTAAGTTATTATTTATATTGAGTGGAGGAGGGTAGATGAAGAATCCCTTTTCATCTGATAGTCAGAGGAGTTTACACTTGTCTTGATTAAAATTAACGATTATTTAGAAAATATTTCTTAGCATAATTTGTGTCAAATAAAAAAATTCCCTACATTTGCCTATATCAACCTAAACAATATATAACATCGGCAAATGGCGTTCTGCGGAAAGGGGAATAATACCTCCTCTCGTAATAAGCCATTAATATCGTGAACATAAATAGAATATCATATTAATAATTTTATATCCTTTCGTACTACTGTAGACATGACGCTCTTTGTCAACAGTTAGCGGAGGAACTAAACAATCTTTACTATTAAAAGTTAGATGCGCATGATTTTACACATCAAGCCAATCGGTTTTACGTTATGCATGGGTGTATCTTTCTTGATGCCTACGCATGGATTTGCAGTGTCAAAACTGCCTGTTCAAAGCGTACAGCAATCAGGGAAATGCACGGGTATTATTCTTGACGAACAAGGAGAGCCTATCATTGGTGCCACTGTTCAAGTGAAAGGTACAAGTAATGGAGCTGCTACTGATTTAGACGGTCGCTTCTCTTTATCAAACGTTCCTCCTGGTAGTATTATTGTTATTAGCTACATCGGTATGGACACTAAGGAGGTGAAATGGGATGGTCAGGAAATTAAAGTGACG
Protein-coding regions in this window:
- the trpS gene encoding tryptophan--tRNA ligase — encoded protein: MGKIILTGDRPTGKLHLGHYVGSLRRRVELQNLGDYDKMFVFMADVQALTDNADNPEKIRQNIIEVALDYLSAGLSPEKCTLYIQSQIPEIAELTTFLMNLVSVSRVQRNPTVKTEIKMRNFEANIPMGFFAYPVSQAADIAAFKATTVPAGEDQEPMLELTRELVRRFNQIYAPVLVEPAIMLPENATARRLPGTDGKEKMSKSLGNCIYLSDDADTVWKKVKTMYTDPTHLNVSDPGHVEGNAVFTYLDAFSTNEDFAEFWPEFQNLDELKAAYTAGGIGDMKCKKLLNSVLNKMLDPIRARRHEYEQDIPEIYNILKKGSLEARETAAQTMDEVRAAMQINYFEDTDLIQSQAERFRQK
- the gltX gene encoding glutamate--tRNA ligase, with translation MAERNVRVRFAPSPTGALHIGGVRTALYNYLFARQHGGKLIFRIEDTDSNRFVPGAEEYILDSFDWLGIKFDEGVSFGGEHGPYRQSERRDIYKKYVNQLLEAGKAYIAFDTPEELDAKRKEIENFQYDAHTRLQMRNSLTMSKEEVESLIEDGQQYVVRFKIEPGEEIHIKDMIRGDVCIKSDILDDKVLFKSADELPTYHLANIVDDHLMEISHVIRGEEWLPSAPLHVLLYRAFGWEESMPRFAHLPLLLKPEGKGKLSKRDGDRLGFPVFPLEWHDPKTGEVSSGYRESGYFPEAVVNFLALLGWNPGTEQELFSLEELVEAFDITKCSKSGAKFDYKKGIWFNHEYILRKSDDEIAQLFAPIVANNGVEATMEQVTQVVHMMKDRVDFVKELWDLCSFFFIAPTSYDEKTVKKRWKDYSAQQMSELADVLEGIDDFSIEGQEPVVMKWVEDKGYKLGDIMNAFRLSLVGIGKGPGMFDISAFLGKEETLKRMRKAIEVLG
- a CDS encoding 3-deoxy-D-manno-octulosonic acid transferase, which gives rise to MYNVIMYAIQVGISLGGLFNEKLRKMWRGEQEAVRILREKVEPDAKYVWFHAASLGEFEQGRPLIEQVRKDYPQYKILLTFFSPSGYEVRKNYEGADIITYLPIDTVGNARRFLRAVRPVMAFFIKYEFWYNYLHILQHRGVPVYSVSSIFRPDQIFFKWYGRGYGRVLKCFSRFFVQNEESKSLLSKIGITDAMVVGDTRFDRVLQIKEASKRLPLVEKFVNIDASDRKKVFVAGSSWQPDEEIFIKYFNEHKDWKLIIAPHVIGEEHLKTILSLIKDKKVVRYTQANEENVADADVLIIDCFGLLSSIYHYGDVAYVGGGFGVGIHNVLEAAVWDMPVLFGPNNKHFAEAQGLLREGGGYEVFDLESFSLLMNHFAEDEEFRATCGSMAGAYVASLAGATNKVLSNVKL